A genomic segment from Helicobacter sp. NHP19-012 encodes:
- a CDS encoding tetratricopeptide repeat protein, producing the protein MQTLQESHANLLQGTNQNPTQATQTEQAPQTTQTTQSSNTPEVKPLWKYGANTLQAFKDYMQAKDLGSAGAWLELGKMAVEGIVLYPDNNVAMRCFEKAIELGSVQAMVELGKIYMENGDTQIVEYGSGEVLEGVVVERGLSSCEDEIDPDVESYKEFLEHCHVFADKKVQNCHQKAKELFEKAGELGEGRAYRHLGELYRRYNNFGETDEGSKAKSYEYYKKAVELFKRQAKQGDTEAWAEMGQAFVNRLRLASKEDQEYEDESLVEKAIEAFQKAIDLDCHVGCYYLGQFYTYIRCFNGHESEQEEQNSIQAYKKGIQLGSGLCARQLVFDHATRGFNPLTLAFTEGKSKPEIIQFYYFEAFDQAIKWLKMAVSYRHYKALLDLLEYLATQPYLAKEYGFEEEEQKRLNQYKRDYDTYRKFTRELGPKHWHFYCSSGGVFNPKGFLGHGVSAWRLLTGTLS; encoded by the coding sequence TTGCAAACTTTGCAAGAAAGCCACGCAAATTTATTGCAGGGCACTAACCAAAACCCCACACAAGCAACCCAAACAGAACAAGCCCCACAAACAACACAAACAACCCAATCTTCAAATACCCCTGAAGTTAAACCTTTATGGAAATACGGCGCAAACACCCTGCAAGCCTTTAAAGATTATATGCAAGCCAAAGACTTGGGGAGTGCTGGGGCTTGGCTAGAATTAGGCAAGATGGCAGTGGAGGGCATTGTGCTATATCCGGATAATAATGTGGCCATGCGTTGTTTTGAAAAAGCCATAGAGTTAGGCTCCGTGCAGGCAATGGTGGAGCTTGGAAAAATTTATATGGAAAATGGAGACACGCAAATAGTGGAATATGGGAGTGGGGAGGTGTTAGAGGGGGTCGTTGTAGAAAGGGGGCTTTCTAGTTGCGAGGATGAGATCGACCCTGATGTTGAAAGCTACAAAGAGTTTTTAGAACATTGCCATGTGTTTGCCGACAAAAAGGTGCAAAATTGTCACCAAAAAGCCAAAGAGCTTTTTGAAAAGGCAGGGGAGCTAGGTGAAGGGCGGGCTTACCGCCATTTGGGCGAGTTGTACCGCCGATACAATAATTTTGGCGAAACAGATGAGGGTTCTAAAGCCAAATCTTACGAGTATTACAAAAAGGCAGTAGAGTTATTCAAACGCCAAGCCAAGCAGGGCGACACAGAAGCGTGGGCTGAGATGGGGCAAGCCTTTGTCAATCGACTTCGGCTGGCAAGCAAAGAGGATCAGGAGTACGAAGATGAGAGTTTGGTGGAAAAAGCCATAGAGGCGTTTCAAAAGGCAATAGACCTTGATTGCCATGTCGGGTGTTATTATTTGGGGCAATTTTATACCTACATTAGATGTTTTAATGGGCATGAGAGCGAGCAAGAGGAGCAAAACTCTATCCAAGCCTATAAAAAGGGCATCCAACTAGGGAGCGGACTTTGCGCGAGACAACTTGTGTTCGACCACGCCACACGAGGGTTTAACCCCCTTACGCTCGCTTTCACGGAGGGCAAATCCAAGCCAGAAATCATACAATTTTATTATTTTGAAGCGTTCGACCAAGCCATTAAGTGGCTTAAAATGGCGGTGTCTTATCGGCATTACAAAGCCTTACTCGATCTTTTGGAATACCTAGCCACCCAGCCCTACCTAGCCAAAGAATACGGCTTTGAGGAGGAGGAGCAAAAACGCTTGAATCAATACAAACGGGACTATGACACTTACCGCAAATTCACTAGAGAATTAGGTCCTAAACATTGGCACTTTTACTGCAGTTCTGGAGGTGTCTTTAACCCCAAAGGGTTTTTAGGGCATGGCGTGAGTGCTTGGCGTTTGCTTACGGGCACTTTGTCCTAA
- a CDS encoding U1 small nuclear ribonucleoprotein, whose product MVAFLGGCWVGVPKDVDAKLPDIDTLNECGEMKNECVGNKNGDIAKESKPVHYGAFKNIFLAGVKLAHGGKFALSALPPTGAGYIPYNPMMYPMGMYPMGMYPYGLYPMGMSPMGMYPMGMYPMMSAMPMMYGPWW is encoded by the coding sequence ATGGTTGCCTTTCTTGGGGGGTGTTGGGTGGGCGTGCCTAAGGATGTGGACGCTAAACTGCCCGACATCGACACCTTAAACGAATGCGGCGAGATGAAAAACGAGTGCGTGGGCAATAAGAATGGCGACATTGCCAAAGAGTCTAAACCCGTGCATTATGGTGCTTTCAAAAACATCTTTTTAGCGGGGGTCAAGCTTGCGCACGGCGGAAAGTTCGCCCTCTCTGCCTTGCCCCCCACAGGGGCGGGTTATATCCCCTACAATCCCATGATGTATCCTATGGGGATGTATCCAATGGGCATGTATCCTTATGGTCTATATCCAATGGGAATGTCTCCAATGGGCATGTATCCTATGGGGATGTATCCTATGATGAGTGCCATGCCCATGATGTATGGTCCTTGGTGGTGA
- a CDS encoding PLP-dependent cysteine synthase family protein — translation MLVQQMGALIGFTPLFKFTHHDHPLPKNSCIYAKLEHLNPGGSVKDRLAKYLIAEGLKSGLITEKTTIIEPTAGNTGIALALVALEHKLKTIFVVPEKFSLEKQQLMKALGAKVINTPSQEGIKGAIAKAKELAQEVKHSYLPLQFENPANPKAYIHSLAPEIFSELGTQITSFVAGIGSGGTFAGVATYLKEKMPHIRLVGVEPEGSILNGGKEHPHEIEGIGVEFIPPFFKDLSIDGFETISDEEGFLYTRELAKKHGLLVGSSSGAAFAAALREAQRLPEESHILTIFPDKADRYLSKGIYNT, via the coding sequence ATGCTAGTCCAACAAATGGGCGCACTCATCGGCTTTACCCCCCTTTTTAAATTCACCCACCACGACCACCCCCTGCCTAAAAACTCGTGCATTTACGCCAAATTAGAGCATTTAAACCCGGGCGGGAGCGTGAAAGACCGCCTAGCTAAGTATTTAATCGCCGAGGGGCTAAAGTCGGGGCTTATCACAGAGAAAACCACGATCATAGAGCCCACCGCCGGCAACACGGGCATCGCCCTAGCCCTTGTGGCTCTAGAGCATAAATTAAAGACCATCTTCGTCGTGCCCGAGAAATTCAGCCTAGAAAAGCAACAGCTCATGAAAGCCCTAGGGGCAAAGGTCATCAACACGCCTAGCCAAGAGGGCATTAAAGGGGCGATTGCCAAAGCTAAAGAGCTCGCTCAAGAGGTTAAGCACAGCTACCTACCCCTACAATTTGAAAATCCTGCTAACCCCAAGGCCTACATCCACAGCCTGGCCCCCGAAATTTTTAGCGAGCTGGGCACACAAATCACCAGCTTTGTAGCCGGGATTGGCAGCGGGGGGACCTTTGCGGGCGTGGCGACCTACCTTAAAGAGAAAATGCCGCATATCCGCTTGGTGGGTGTAGAACCCGAGGGCTCGATTTTAAACGGGGGCAAGGAGCACCCGCATGAAATTGAGGGCATCGGGGTGGAGTTTATCCCCCCCTTTTTTAAAGACCTAAGCATTGACGGCTTTGAAACCATTAGCGATGAAGAGGGCTTTCTTTACACAAGGGAGCTTGCTAAAAAACACGGGCTCTTAGTGGGCAGCTCCAGCGGGGCGGCTTTTGCGGCGGCTTTAAGGGAGGCACAAAGGCTACCTGAAGAGAGCCACATTTTAACGATTTTCCCCGACAAGGCGGATCGCTATTTGTCTAAGGGAATCTACAACACTTAA
- a CDS encoding cystathionine gamma-synthase: MRLQTKCIHGGISEDTATGAVSVPIYQTSTYHQEKVGQHKGYEYSRSGNPTRFALEELIAALEGGVKGFAFASGLAGIHATLALFQSGDHVLLGDDVYGGTFRLFNQVMSKTGLTYTLIDSSDPAQIKAAIQRNTKALYLETPSNPLLKITDLQKCATLAKEHKLISIVDNTFATPYLQNPLSLGADIVVHSATKYLGGHSDVVAGLVTTNSQKLAQEIGFLQNAIGGVLGPQDSWLIQRGIKTLAVRMQAHEKNALSVAKFLQAHPRVQKVYYPGLENHPHHALAKTQMRGFGGMLSFTLKDESRAAAFIEGLKIFTLAESLGGVESLVSVPALMTHACIPKEQRLKAGVTDGLVRLSVGIEDIGDLIEDLEQALKG; the protein is encoded by the coding sequence ATGCGCTTACAAACCAAATGCATCCACGGCGGCATTAGCGAGGATACGGCCACGGGGGCGGTGAGTGTGCCCATTTACCAAACCTCCACTTACCACCAAGAAAAAGTCGGGCAACACAAGGGCTATGAATACTCGCGCTCAGGCAACCCCACCCGTTTTGCTCTAGAGGAGTTGATCGCCGCTTTAGAGGGAGGGGTAAAAGGCTTTGCTTTTGCTTCAGGGCTAGCGGGCATCCATGCCACCCTTGCACTCTTTCAAAGCGGGGATCATGTCTTGCTGGGTGATGATGTCTATGGGGGCACTTTTAGGCTTTTTAACCAAGTGATGTCTAAAACGGGGCTCACTTATACCTTAATTGATAGCAGCGACCCGGCGCAAATTAAGGCGGCTATTCAGCGCAACACCAAAGCCCTTTATTTAGAGACCCCCAGCAACCCACTTTTAAAAATCACCGACCTTCAAAAATGCGCCACCCTTGCTAAAGAGCACAAGCTTATCAGCATTGTGGACAACACCTTTGCCACTCCCTATTTACAAAACCCTTTAAGCTTGGGGGCGGACATTGTGGTGCACAGCGCGACTAAGTATCTAGGTGGACACAGCGATGTGGTGGCTGGGCTTGTAACCACAAATAGCCAAAAACTAGCCCAAGAAATCGGTTTTTTGCAAAACGCCATTGGGGGGGTATTAGGGCCACAAGATAGCTGGCTGATACAAAGGGGCATTAAGACCCTAGCCGTGCGCATGCAAGCGCATGAGAAAAATGCCCTAAGTGTGGCAAAGTTTCTACAAGCTCACCCTAGAGTGCAAAAAGTCTATTACCCCGGGTTAGAAAACCACCCCCACCACGCCCTCGCTAAAACCCAAATGCGCGGCTTTGGTGGCATGCTTTCTTTTACGCTCAAGGATGAAAGTAGGGCGGCGGCGTTTATCGAGGGCTTGAAAATATTTACCCTTGCGGAGAGTTTGGGCGGGGTGGAAAGTTTGGTGAGCGTGCCTGCCTTAATGACGCATGCTTGTATCCCCAAAGAGCAACGCTTGAAAGCGGGGGTTACCGATGGTTTGGTGCGCCTCTCAGTAGGCATTGAGGATATAGGGGATTTGATCGAAGATTTAGAGCAAGCATTGAAAGGATAG
- a CDS encoding flagellin B: MSFRINTNVAALNAHTIGVRNNRDLASSLEKLSSGLRINKAADDASGMAIADSLRSQSASLGQAIRNANDAIGIVQTADKAMDEQIKILDTVKTKAVQAAQDGQTTETRKALQSDILRLLEELDNIADSTSFNGQELLAGSFSNKEFQIGAYSNTTIKASIGPTGSDKIGHVRLETSAIDRAGMQVSAGAHNLQEVTLNFKQANAVNDFKLESVKISTSAGTGLGALVEVINKNSNTLGVRASAVVIGTGGQPVQSGTIKGLVINGVLIGSVLDVKKNDRDGRLTNAINSVKERTGVEAYTDITGRINLKSLDGRAIAVHAVSASGHVLGGGDFVGVSGNAHAIVGRLTLIRHDARDIVVSGVNFSHIGLHSAQGVAEYTVNLRAIRGVFDANVASASGGNANAAQAKLNFKGIGAGVTSLRGAMVVMDMAESARTQLDKIRSDLGSVQMELVTTINNISVTQVNVKAAESQIRDVDFAEESATFSKYNILAQSGSFAMAQANAVQQNVLRLLQ; encoded by the coding sequence ATGAGTTTTCGGATCAACACTAATGTCGCAGCTTTAAACGCGCACACCATCGGGGTGCGCAACAATAGAGATTTAGCGAGTTCTTTAGAAAAATTGAGCTCAGGGCTACGCATCAACAAAGCAGCGGACGACGCTTCAGGGATGGCGATCGCCGATAGTTTGCGCAGCCAAAGCGCGAGCTTAGGTCAAGCTATCCGGAATGCAAACGATGCGATCGGGATCGTCCAAACCGCCGACAAGGCGATGGACGAGCAAATTAAAATCCTAGACACGGTCAAAACCAAGGCGGTGCAAGCTGCCCAAGATGGGCAAACCACCGAAACCAGAAAGGCATTGCAAAGCGATATTTTGCGCCTCTTAGAAGAATTGGATAACATCGCTGATTCGACCAGCTTTAACGGTCAAGAGCTCTTAGCCGGCAGCTTTTCCAACAAAGAGTTTCAAATCGGGGCCTACTCCAACACCACGATCAAAGCCTCCATTGGACCCACAGGCTCAGATAAAATTGGGCATGTGCGCCTTGAAACCTCAGCCATCGATCGGGCGGGCATGCAGGTGAGCGCAGGGGCGCATAACCTACAAGAAGTTACCTTAAACTTTAAACAAGCCAACGCCGTGAACGACTTTAAATTAGAGTCGGTTAAAATCTCCACAAGTGCGGGCACAGGGCTAGGAGCTTTGGTTGAGGTGATCAATAAAAACTCCAATACCTTAGGTGTGCGTGCATCGGCTGTTGTCATAGGGACGGGGGGGCAACCCGTGCAATCGGGCACGATTAAAGGGCTTGTCATCAATGGCGTGTTGATTGGCAGCGTTTTAGATGTGAAGAAGAATGACAGAGATGGGCGGCTCACCAACGCCATTAACTCAGTTAAAGAGCGCACGGGCGTGGAGGCTTATACCGACATCACAGGACGCATTAATTTAAAATCCCTCGATGGGCGCGCCATCGCCGTGCATGCTGTGAGTGCTTCTGGGCATGTGCTCGGGGGTGGGGATTTTGTGGGCGTTTCTGGCAATGCGCATGCAATTGTGGGGCGCTTGACCTTGATTAGACATGATGCCAGAGATATTGTAGTGAGTGGGGTGAATTTTAGCCATATTGGACTACACTCAGCGCAGGGTGTAGCGGAGTATACGGTGAATTTGCGCGCCATTCGGGGAGTCTTTGACGCCAATGTGGCGAGTGCCAGTGGGGGCAACGCCAATGCTGCCCAAGCCAAGTTAAATTTTAAGGGCATTGGAGCGGGGGTTACAAGCTTAAGGGGAGCGATGGTGGTGATGGACATGGCAGAGAGCGCACGCACACAATTGGATAAAATCCGCTCGGATTTAGGTTCGGTGCAAATGGAGTTGGTAACGACCATCAACAACATTTCTGTAACCCAAGTCAATGTGAAAGCCGCCGAATCGCAAATCCGCGATGTGGACTTTGCCGAAGAAAGCGCGACCTTCTCCAAATACAACATCTTGGCGCAATCGGGCAGTTTTGCGATGGCACAAGCCAATGCGGTGCAACAAAATGTCCTACGGCTCTTGCAATAG
- the topA gene encoding type I DNA topoisomerase — protein MQKKLIIVESPTKAKTIANFLDSSYQVIASKGHVRDLSKYAMGISIQEDKFYPKYAVCKDHEDIVAQILSLAKSAAQIYIATDEDREGEAIGYHIAYLIKEQKNKKKKSSATQEIADLESQTQQPTNNPVFTLPRIVFHEITKSAILHALENPKTLDIYKINAQLARRLLDRIVGFSLSALLAHKISRGMSAGRVQSAALKIVVDREREIQAFKPIIYYNIEGDFKGIHASLDTYKGAKVKSQSLRDKEEALQMCAFLKEQSYSVQEVVQKNKVSPSPPPFMTSTLQQSASTNLGYSPSKTMGIAQKLYEGVATPEGVSGVITYMRTDSLNIAKEAKDVAKDFIKTIYGDSYLPKTPKIYASKNKAAQEAHEAIRPTNLSFTPALAKEYLKPEEHKLYTLIYQRFLASQMADALFEQQSVSIGCENATFKASGRKLVFEGYLKVLQEKSEDKLLPPLQEGQALQLSHINAKECSTEAPPRYSEASLVKTLESLGIGRPSTYAPTIALLINRDYVVLEKKQLTPTENAFVVVGVLEKHFTNIVDAAFSASLEDKLDAIASSKTSWQQMLMEFYTPFMHQIQEGKEQIVSQKVSVPTGLFCPQCGAPLVERKSRFGAFVACSAYPKCKFIQVPQESTEEHPPCEKCGSPMVFKRGRFGQFLACSAYPKCKNIRQETPKQEDTLFKCPECGGQIVQKRSKKGGFFGCNNYPTCHFLTSYPPIDKPCPECGYLMVYKAYKKKPSVNTCLKCKFSEEVAQLV, from the coding sequence ATGCAAAAAAAGCTCATCATTGTAGAATCCCCCACCAAAGCCAAGACCATCGCTAACTTCCTAGACTCTAGCTACCAAGTCATCGCATCTAAGGGGCATGTGCGGGATTTAAGCAAGTACGCCATGGGGATCAGCATTCAAGAGGACAAATTTTACCCTAAGTACGCCGTGTGTAAGGACCACGAGGACATAGTCGCCCAAATCTTAAGCCTTGCCAAGAGCGCGGCGCAGATTTACATTGCCACCGATGAGGACAGAGAGGGCGAGGCGATCGGCTACCACATCGCCTATTTGATTAAAGAACAGAAAAATAAAAAAAAGAAATCCAGCGCCACCCAAGAGATCGCTGACTTGGAGAGCCAAACCCAGCAACCCACTAATAACCCCGTTTTCACCCTGCCGCGCATTGTGTTTCATGAAATCACAAAATCCGCTATTTTGCACGCCCTAGAAAACCCCAAGACCCTAGACATCTATAAAATCAACGCCCAGTTAGCTAGGCGCTTGCTCGATCGCATCGTTGGCTTTAGCTTAAGCGCGCTCTTGGCGCATAAAATCTCAAGGGGCATGAGCGCGGGGCGGGTGCAAAGCGCGGCGCTAAAAATTGTCGTGGATCGAGAAAGAGAGATTCAAGCTTTCAAGCCCATCATTTACTACAACATTGAGGGGGATTTTAAAGGCATCCACGCCAGCCTAGACACCTACAAGGGCGCAAAGGTTAAAAGCCAAAGCTTGAGAGACAAAGAAGAAGCCCTTCAAATGTGCGCCTTTCTTAAAGAGCAGAGTTATAGCGTGCAAGAAGTGGTGCAGAAAAACAAAGTCTCCCCCAGTCCCCCCCCTTTTATGACCTCCACCCTGCAACAGAGCGCATCCACAAATCTAGGCTATAGCCCCTCCAAGACCATGGGCATCGCGCAAAAACTCTATGAGGGCGTGGCAACTCCTGAGGGGGTGAGTGGGGTCATCACCTATATGCGCACAGATAGCCTCAACATCGCCAAAGAGGCCAAAGACGTGGCAAAGGACTTCATTAAAACAATCTACGGGGACAGCTACCTCCCCAAAACCCCTAAAATCTACGCGTCTAAAAACAAAGCTGCCCAAGAGGCGCACGAGGCGATCCGCCCCACGAATTTAAGCTTCACCCCCGCCTTAGCTAAGGAGTATTTAAAACCCGAAGAGCATAAACTCTACACCTTGATTTACCAACGTTTTTTGGCTTCGCAAATGGCGGACGCGCTCTTTGAACAACAAAGCGTGTCTATTGGCTGTGAAAACGCCACTTTTAAAGCCAGTGGGCGTAAATTGGTCTTTGAGGGCTATTTAAAGGTGCTGCAAGAAAAGAGCGAGGACAAACTCCTACCCCCCCTGCAAGAAGGGCAAGCCTTGCAACTAAGCCACATTAACGCCAAAGAGTGCAGCACCGAGGCTCCCCCCCGCTACTCGGAGGCCTCGCTTGTCAAAACCCTAGAGAGTCTAGGCATCGGCAGGCCCAGCACCTACGCCCCCACCATCGCCCTGCTCATCAACCGCGACTATGTCGTGCTCGAGAAAAAGCAACTTACCCCCACAGAGAACGCCTTCGTGGTGGTGGGTGTTTTAGAAAAGCACTTCACCAACATCGTGGACGCGGCTTTTAGCGCCAGTTTGGAGGACAAACTAGATGCGATCGCCAGCTCTAAAACTTCGTGGCAGCAAATGCTCATGGAGTTTTACACCCCCTTCATGCACCAAATCCAAGAGGGCAAGGAACAAATTGTCTCCCAAAAGGTGAGCGTGCCCACGGGGCTCTTTTGTCCGCAGTGCGGGGCTCCGCTTGTGGAGCGCAAGAGCCGCTTTGGGGCGTTTGTGGCGTGCAGCGCCTACCCTAAGTGCAAGTTCATCCAAGTCCCCCAAGAAAGCACAGAAGAACACCCCCCTTGTGAGAAATGCGGATCGCCCATGGTGTTTAAGAGGGGGCGTTTTGGGCAGTTCTTGGCCTGCAGCGCGTATCCTAAGTGCAAGAACATCCGCCAAGAAACCCCCAAACAAGAGGACACACTCTTTAAATGCCCCGAGTGTGGGGGGCAGATCGTGCAAAAAAGAAGCAAGAAGGGGGGTTTTTTTGGCTGCAACAATTACCCCACTTGCCACTTTTTAACCAGCTACCCGCCCATTGACAAGCCCTGCCCTGAGTGCGGGTATCTCATGGTCTATAAAGCCTACAAGAAAAAGCCCAGCGTCAACACTTGTCTAAAGTGCAAGTTCAGCGAAGAAGTGGCGCAACTTGTTTAA
- a CDS encoding S-ribosylhomocysteine lyase, translating into MKKANVESFNLDHRKVKAPYVRVAGRKVGTGGDVIVKYDVRLKQPNKAHMDMPSLHSLEHLVAELIRNHADYVLDFSPMGCQTGFYLMVLNHDNRAEILDLLEKTMHDVLQAKEVPACNEIQCGWAASHSLEGAQGLAREFLAKRAEWEDVGV; encoded by the coding sequence ATGAAAAAAGCCAATGTAGAAAGTTTTAATTTAGACCATAGAAAAGTCAAAGCCCCCTATGTGCGGGTGGCGGGGCGCAAGGTGGGTACTGGGGGCGATGTGATCGTTAAATACGATGTGCGCCTAAAACAGCCCAACAAGGCACATATGGACATGCCAAGCCTACACTCTTTAGAGCATTTGGTGGCGGAGTTAATCCGTAACCATGCCGACTATGTCTTGGATTTCTCGCCCATGGGCTGCCAAACGGGTTTTTATTTGATGGTCTTAAACCACGACAACCGCGCCGAGATTTTAGACTTGTTGGAGAAAACCATGCACGATGTGCTGCAGGCTAAGGAAGTGCCCGCGTGTAATGAAATCCAATGCGGCTGGGCGGCTAGCCACTCTTTAGAGGGCGCACAAGGTTTAGCTAGGGAGTTTTTAGCCAAACGCGCAGAGTGGGAGGATGTGGGGGTTTAG
- a CDS encoding nitrate reductase cytochrome c-type subunit — MKIRALLVAVVLVGGLYALEHTSHKKHQERTEKALLSDTQIGLRKAPLENEHDLELQDYSFHKNPPGESQRFERAYENAPPMIPHDTTGLLPITKDNNQCLGCHMPDVAPTVGATPVPASHLFDFRHNRPTPNHSVSDARFNCTQCHAPQANAAPLVKNNFKPVFSNKKLEFRSDFMDVVNVGVKDLSKTNKTKSNSK, encoded by the coding sequence ATGAAAATACGCGCCTTGTTAGTGGCTGTTGTTCTTGTCGGTGGGCTTTACGCTTTAGAACACACCAGCCACAAAAAACACCAAGAGAGAACCGAGAAAGCACTGCTAAGCGACACGCAAATTGGGCTAAGAAAAGCCCCCCTAGAGAACGAACACGATCTAGAGTTGCAAGATTACAGCTTCCACAAAAACCCCCCGGGCGAGAGCCAACGCTTTGAGCGCGCCTATGAGAACGCCCCACCCATGATCCCGCATGACACTACCGGGTTGCTGCCCATCACCAAGGACAATAACCAATGTCTAGGTTGCCACATGCCCGATGTCGCTCCCACGGTGGGCGCAACCCCCGTGCCCGCTTCGCATTTGTTCGACTTTAGGCACAACCGCCCCACGCCTAACCACAGTGTGAGCGATGCCCGCTTTAACTGCACGCAGTGCCACGCTCCCCAGGCCAATGCCGCCCCTTTGGTGAAAAACAACTTCAAACCCGTGTTTAGCAATAAAAAGCTCGAGTTCCGCTCGGATTTTATGGATGTCGTGAATGTGGGGGTGAAAGATTTAAGCAAGACAAACAAAACAAAGTCAAACTCTAAATAA
- a CDS encoding radical SAM protein encodes MFNPIFGPLKSRRFGWSLGIDVSGQAKQCNFDCLYCELVAKKPQEHMQDILAPTLILNALKSALDKLESPLDVCTTTANGEPTLYPYLKDLIVGMQGLIPKGVQTLILSNGSRFGVSEVQEALVHYDIVKFSLDAIWPKVFSRIDRPHKDLSLAKILEGVLDFAPKYGGFLVAEVLLVAGVNDNPAHIKDLADFLRQVPNLRRIDLSTIDRPPAHQAKPLEPAKLQELMAHFQGLPLSLPKRVLEQTQVPSSKEAFLELLRCRPLSVEEARCYLSARQLQELQEMGALQTKQVGQIHFYYHP; translated from the coding sequence TTGTTTAACCCCATCTTTGGTCCGCTCAAATCCCGCCGTTTCGGGTGGTCTTTAGGCATCGATGTGTCGGGGCAAGCCAAGCAGTGCAATTTTGATTGTTTATATTGTGAGCTTGTGGCTAAAAAGCCCCAAGAGCACATGCAAGACATTTTAGCCCCTACTCTCATCTTAAACGCCCTAAAGTCCGCCTTAGACAAGCTCGAAAGCCCTTTAGATGTCTGCACCACCACCGCCAATGGCGAGCCGACTTTGTATCCGTATTTAAAAGATTTGATTGTGGGCATGCAGGGCTTGATCCCCAAAGGGGTGCAGACCTTGATTTTAAGCAATGGCTCTAGATTTGGCGTGTCTGAAGTGCAAGAGGCGTTGGTGCATTACGACATTGTCAAGTTCTCTTTAGATGCCATTTGGCCAAAGGTTTTTAGCCGTATCGATCGCCCACATAAAGATTTATCCTTAGCAAAAATCTTAGAAGGGGTTTTAGACTTTGCTCCCAAGTATGGCGGCTTTTTGGTGGCAGAGGTGCTCTTGGTGGCGGGGGTCAATGACAACCCTGCGCATATCAAGGACCTAGCAGATTTTTTAAGGCAAGTGCCCAACTTAAGGCGCATAGACTTAAGCACGATCGATCGCCCCCCCGCACACCAAGCCAAGCCCCTAGAGCCCGCTAAGTTGCAGGAATTGATGGCGCATTTCCAAGGCTTGCCCTTGAGTTTGCCTAAGCGGGTTTTAGAGCAAACCCAAGTGCCCAGCAGCAAGGAGGCGTTTTTGGAGTTATTGAGGTGCCGCCCTTTGAGCGTAGAAGAGGCGCGGTGTTATTTGAGTGCAAGGCAACTACAAGAGTTGCAAGAAATGGGGGCACTGCAAACCAAGCAGGTAGGGCAAATACATTTTTATTATCACCCATAA